The stretch of DNA TCAGAGGCGGTTCGATGGAAACCGATACGGCCATGTGGTCGTTGTCGATATACAGATAGAAGCGGCCATCGAGCGGGACGTCCGACGGCGTATCTGCGGGCAGGCCTTCGAGGCTATCGATAGGCAGGCTGTCGGACGGATCCCTAGGCAGATCTGCGGGCATGAATCCTCCTGGGTCGGGCGGCTGGCGCGAGACGATGCGACGGCGCCAGTTTCTATTTTGATGCCGCGCTGCATGTCACGGCCGTCCGATTAAAACATCGTTCCGAGCGGGCTTTGCAATTTCTTGCGGACTCAAGCGTCAAGAAAAGTAAGACCGCGAGTGCGGCTCGGGCCGTATCGGTTTTTTAGCCACGCATGAAGGCTTTTGGGCGGCGAGATGACTTTTTTCCTGTCGCGACAGGTAAGGCCGCCGTGCGGTAACCGGATATAAAATGGGGCTACTTGGATCGGCAGCCGGGCTTGACTGCAAGCAGCCTGGGCCACGCGCGCGCCCAGTCGCCACCGTGCGTCATGCCTGGCACGAGGTAAACCCGCGCGCACGCGGACCCGGCGCGCTCCACGAATCGTTGAGCGACCCGGGTGGGCACGACCTTGTCGCGCGCACCGCTGAAGTGAATTTGCGCAATCGCGCCGATGCGCCGCGCATCGTCTATGGGGTCGAGCGATGCCGGCATTGGCGAGACATCGTGGATGCGGTTCACATATTCGCTGTCCAGATTGCCCGCCACGGTGCGCAGCGTGGCAACGTCATGGCGCCGCGCGGCGATCAACACCGCCACCGCGCCGCCGCCGGAGTACCCGATCAGATTCACGGGCTGGCCCGGCACGCGCGCGACCAGCCGATCGATCGCGTCGTTCATCGAGGCGATGACCTCAGGCGCGTAGCGCTTGCCCGTCCAGTAGGGAACGGCGCATTGCGGGTTCAGTTCCATCGGTGTGAACTGGCAAGGCCGGGCCAGGTACGCCACATTGGGCGCGGGATCGGCCAGCATGCAGCCACCCAAAATGGCGCACAGGCACAGGAGGGCGAGTGCGCGCATCGAAGACTCAGCGGGCCAGTTCAGCGAACGCCTGCTCCGCCGCGTCGAACGTCGCCTGCAAGACGGCCTGGTCGTGCGTCGCTGACACGAAGCCGGCTTCGAAAGCCGACGGCGCGAAATGCACGCCGCGATCGAGCATCGCGTGGAAGAAGCGTTTGAACAGCGCGGCGTCGCAGGCCGACACCGCGTCGAAGGTATCGGGTACTTGGGCGCTGAAATACAGGCCGAACATGCCACCGATGGACTGAGCCGAGAAGGCCACGCCGGCAGCGCGGGCGCGCGCCTGCAGGCCTTCGGCCAAGCGCGCCGTGCGCTCGCCCAGGGCATCGTAAAAACCAGGCTGGCCTATCAGGCGCAGCGTGGCCAGGCCGGCGGCCACGGCCACCGGGTTGCCCGACAGCGTGCCGGCCTGATAGACCCCGCCCAGCGGCGCGATGTGCGCCATCAGGTCGGCGCGCCCGCCGAAGGCGCCCACCGGCATGCCCCCGCCGATGATCTTGGCCAGCGTGGTGAGATCGGGGCGTACGCCTGTCAGTCCCTGCATGCCTTGCGGCCCGACGCGGAAACCCGTCATCACTTCGTCGAAGATCAGTACGGCGCCGTGGCGCGAGCAGAGGTCGCGCAGGCCTTGCAGAAAGCCCGGGCGCGGCATGACCAGGTTCATATTGCCG from Bordetella sp. FB-8 encodes:
- a CDS encoding alpha/beta hydrolase yields the protein MRALALLCLCAILGGCMLADPAPNVAYLARPCQFTPMELNPQCAVPYWTGKRYAPEVIASMNDAIDRLVARVPGQPVNLIGYSGGGAVAVLIAARRHDVATLRTVAGNLDSEYVNRIHDVSPMPASLDPIDDARRIGAIAQIHFSGARDKVVPTRVAQRFVERAGSACARVYLVPGMTHGGDWARAWPRLLAVKPGCRSK
- the hemL gene encoding glutamate-1-semialdehyde 2,1-aminomutase, yielding MSTNAELFDRACRSIPGGVNSPVRAFRSVGGTPRFIKRAQGPYVWDAEGTRYIDYIGSWGPAILGHAHPEVVRAVQEAAVGGLSFGAPTEAEVELAELLIQRMPSMEQVRLVSSGTEATMSAIRLARGATGRAKIVKFEGCYHGHSDSLLVKAGSGLLTFGNPSSAGVPPEFVAHTLTLEYNNLQAVQAAFDQHGAHIACIIVEPVAGNMNLVMPRPGFLQGLRDLCSRHGAVLIFDEVMTGFRVGPQGMQGLTGVRPDLTTLAKIIGGGMPVGAFGGRADLMAHIAPLGGVYQAGTLSGNPVAVAAGLATLRLIGQPGFYDALGERTARLAEGLQARARAAGVAFSAQSIGGMFGLYFSAQVPDTFDAVSACDAALFKRFFHAMLDRGVHFAPSAFEAGFVSATHDQAVLQATFDAAEQAFAELAR